The Desulfomonilia bacterium region GACTGATTGATATCATAGCTCGTATCCTGGTCGTATTTTGAATATTGAGCCGTACCGTTCACCTGTGGCATATATGCCGATTTAGCCTTGCCTACACGGCTCATGCTCGCCTCATAATTGGACTGCGATGCTACAATATCAGGATGGTTTGCAATGGCGATTGAAATGCATTTATCAAGATCGAGAGTCTCGCCCGGTACAATTGCCTGGCCTGCAAGAAGCATTGCAGGCATAACCGAATAAATTAATGTAAAGATAATTTTTCTCATAGATCTTACCTAGTTCCATTATGAATAATCATCCAGAACGTTTACAATATTTTACAAAATCGGACAAACAGGCGCTTTTTCCGATTCATACTGCCGGCATCATGCCTTCAAGGTTTCTGGTACTGCCGTGTGTTTACCAAACGTATTACATATCGCTTATGCGCAATGTCGGAGAAGTTCTTGCATAACCCTCGTTTCTTATCAGGTGGCAGCCTATCGATATGGGATTTCTGAGCGCGGCCTCGGCAACCATGATCGCTGCCTGGGTACCATGGAAAAGACTTATTATATCCTTCGATACCGGGGTTTCCCTGTAAAACTCCTCTATCCTCAGGAACATGTGCCTCAAATCTTCAAGGGCACGCTTCAGCCGTGACTCGGTACGCACAATCCCTACATAATTCCACATTGTATTTTTCAGGTTCGCCCAGTCCTGAGCAATAAGCGCGGGATCTTCGTTTGCAACATTCCCTGTGGGTATCCAGTCCCTGGTCGATGCAAGCGTGGCTGCCCTGACAGTTTCGCCCGAGTTTATTCTTTCTTTTATGTCCATTGCCGACTGATATCCCCAGAGAAGCCCCTCCAGCAGAGACGTGGAAGCAAGACGGTTTGCACCGTGAAGTCCCGTACAGGAAACCTCGCCGATTGCATAAAGCCCCCTCAAAGTTGTCCATCCCTTTGTATTCACATGCACTCCGCCGCAGAAATAGTGCGCTGCCGGAACGACCGGCACGGGTTCCCTGGTGATGTCTATGCCCGCCTCGCGGCATGTCTTCGAAATAGTCGGGAAACGCTCGTTTATATCTTCTTTGACATGGTTCGCTATGTCGAGAAGTACATATTCCTGCTTGTTTCTCAGCATCTCTTCCCAAATGGCGACCGTCACTTCATCCCTCGGGGCAAGGTCCTTCAATTCCGGGTTATATCTTTCCATGAAGTATTCGCCTGAAAGGTTCTTGAGCTTGGCGCCCTCGCCCCTCACAGCCTCCGAGATAAGGAAACGCCTTCCGCCAGGAATATAAAGGGTCGTCGGATGAAACTGCATGAATTCCATGTTCATGACACGGGCTCCGGCTCGTTTCGCCATTACCATGCCGTCTCCGACGGTTCCCTTTTCATTGGTGGAATGCACAAAAATATCGCCGAGGCCTCCGGTAGCCAGGACCGTGTATTGCGCGAGCACTACATCGACTTCCATCCTGTCGTTCATGAACAGGTAAGCCCCCAGGCACCTGTCGCCCAGCATGTACCTTGCCTGAATATCACTTGAATGATGATGCATGGTAACTAGATCTATGGCTGTAGCCCCTGTTATTATAGTGACATTTTCATGCGATTTGACAGCCTTTATCAGGGCCTTCTCGATTACCTCGCCGGTATTATCCGCCGAGTACAATATGCGGTTTACGGAATGAGCCCCTTCACGGGTAAGGTCGTAATTCTCATCATACGAGTCGGTAAGATGTGTGAAATCTACATGAAGGTTCTTGATAAGCACTTCTTCAACGACATCTGGACCTTTTTCAGAGATGAAGTCAACGGCTTCAATCGAATTTATATCCCTGCCCGCTCTCAATATATCTTCTTTCAATATTTCGGGCGAATCTTCCTTTCCCCTGAAAACAATACCGCCCTGTGCGCGGTTCGTGTTAGTCCTGTGAGGATCGTTGCGTTTTGTAACAAGCGTAACCCTGAGACCCTGCTGTGCCGCTATCAGCGCGCAGGTTGCCCCTGCAATACCTGTTCCGATTACAAGAACCTCGGTTTCCATTCGCGCCATATCAGACCTCCAGCATGCGTTTGAGAGCTGCTCTGGCATCCTGAGCTATATGTTCAGGCACCATTACTCTGTAATCTTCAGACAGGCCTGAGATGCATGCGGCAAGCTTATCAAGTGTTATTTTCGCCATGTCTTCGCAGTATGCCTCTCTAAGCGTAACTACTCTGACATCATCTTTTTTGCCGGCAAGCCTTTTGACCATGTTGGATTCCGTGCCGACGGCGATTTTACCGCCCTTCTCAATCGTATTTACATACTCGATTATACCAGCAGTAGATGCTGCACTGTCGCTTGCACCAGCCACGGCGGGATCCGTCTCAGGATGCACTATGACCCTGCCGCCGGGATTTTGAACCCTGAACCTCTCAACATCTTCAGCCGTGAACACAGGGTAATGCACCGGGCACCAGCCTTTCCAGAGTATGACCTTCGCATCGTTCAAAACTTCACTGTCAAGACCTGATTCGGGATCCCATACGGCAATATCGCTGTCCTTTATACCGAGGCCGTATGCAGTATTTCTTCCAAGATTCATGTCGGGCATGAAGAAAACCCTGCCCTTCTTATCAAGCGCCCATTTAAAAACCTTTTTTGCATTTCCGGAAGTGCA contains the following coding sequences:
- a CDS encoding FAD-dependent oxidoreductase, producing MARMETEVLVIGTGIAGATCALIAAQQGLRVTLVTKRNDPHRTNTNRAQGGIVFRGKEDSPEILKEDILRAGRDINSIEAVDFISEKGPDVVEEVLIKNLHVDFTHLTDSYDENYDLTREGAHSVNRILYSADNTGEVIEKALIKAVKSHENVTIITGATAIDLVTMHHHSSDIQARYMLGDRCLGAYLFMNDRMEVDVVLAQYTVLATGGLGDIFVHSTNEKGTVGDGMVMAKRAGARVMNMEFMQFHPTTLYIPGGRRFLISEAVRGEGAKLKNLSGEYFMERYNPELKDLAPRDEVTVAIWEEMLRNKQEYVLLDIANHVKEDINERFPTISKTCREAGIDITREPVPVVPAAHYFCGGVHVNTKGWTTLRGLYAIGEVSCTGLHGANRLASTSLLEGLLWGYQSAMDIKERINSGETVRAATLASTRDWIPTGNVANEDPALIAQDWANLKNTMWNYVGIVRTESRLKRALEDLRHMFLRIEEFYRETPVSKDIISLFHGTQAAIMVAEAALRNPISIGCHLIRNEGYARTSPTLRISDM
- the nadA gene encoding quinolinate synthase NadA, which translates into the protein MTEEQAREIIIGKKREFGTRLVILGHHYQNDSIIEFADYVGDSLELAGKSASLIDAEVIIFCGVYFMAETAAILSPGKKVYIPDKSAGCPLADMAELEDVERAWREISCRPAAPVTYVNSSALIKAFCGRNDGIVCTSGNAKKVFKWALDKKGRVFFMPDMNLGRNTAYGLGIKDSDIAVWDPESGLDSEVLNDAKVILWKGWCPVHYPVFTAEDVERFRVQNPGGRVIVHPETDPAVAGASDSAASTAGIIEYVNTIEKGGKIAVGTESNMVKRLAGKKDDVRVVTLREAYCEDMAKITLDKLAACISGLSEDYRVMVPEHIAQDARAALKRMLEV